A genomic segment from Caldisalinibacter kiritimatiensis encodes:
- the ppx gene encoding exopolyphosphatase yields MCRKLAIIDLGSNSIRVIIMRINNDGSYIMLDQAKEMVRLSEGMGKELTLKSEPINRTIHTLKLFKKLIQSHSVDEVHCITTAAVRRAKNRYEFLKTVKKETGLEFRVISGEKEAYYDYLGVINTIDIQDCIMIDVGGASTEIAWIENRLIKEVISLPFGAVILTEDFLDKDIITKDMIKNLENYILEEFNNIKWLKKAKGLPIIGVGGTIRTIAKVDKKKIKFPLVSLHNYKMNIEEVSEVYKKVTSTKLKDRKKIPGVSKDRADIIAGGIAPVKCLIEYLESENLIISGNGLREGIFFENYLKDREYKIVDDVLINSVENILKRYDTNLKHSYHVQKLALSLFDQTKELHALGENERKLLAVGALLHDIGMFVDYYNHHKHGFYLTLNSRPYGLENRELVICAYLVAMHRDKSFKESWRNYKMLIDKEDYNLIKKLSIFIKMAEKLDRSEYGNIKNIDCSIDKKAVNIKLNSTYDPELEIVSVMKFEKDFKKLFGKKMNIYRAS; encoded by the coding sequence ATGTGTAGGAAATTAGCTATAATTGACTTAGGTTCAAATTCTATACGAGTTATTATTATGAGGATAAATAATGATGGTTCATATATTATGTTGGACCAAGCAAAGGAAATGGTGAGATTAAGTGAAGGAATGGGCAAAGAGCTTACTTTAAAATCAGAGCCAATTAATAGAACTATACACACATTAAAATTATTCAAAAAGTTGATTCAGTCACACAGCGTAGATGAAGTTCATTGCATAACTACAGCTGCTGTACGTAGGGCAAAAAATAGGTACGAATTTCTTAAAACAGTTAAGAAAGAGACAGGACTTGAATTTAGAGTGATTTCTGGAGAAAAAGAAGCATATTATGATTATTTAGGGGTAATAAACACCATTGATATTCAAGACTGTATCATGATTGATGTTGGCGGAGCTAGTACAGAAATTGCGTGGATAGAAAATAGATTGATAAAAGAGGTTATTAGCTTACCCTTTGGAGCAGTTATATTAACAGAGGATTTCTTAGATAAAGATATTATTACTAAAGATATGATTAAGAATTTAGAGAACTATATATTAGAGGAGTTTAATAATATTAAATGGTTAAAAAAGGCTAAGGGCTTACCTATAATTGGAGTTGGAGGTACTATTAGAACAATTGCCAAGGTAGACAAGAAAAAAATTAAATTTCCTCTTGTGAGTCTACATAATTATAAAATGAACATTGAAGAAGTATCTGAAGTATACAAAAAAGTTACTAGCACTAAATTAAAGGATAGAAAAAAAATACCTGGTGTAAGCAAAGATAGAGCAGATATTATAGCTGGAGGTATTGCTCCCGTAAAATGTTTAATAGAGTATCTAGAAAGCGAAAATTTAATAATAAGTGGTAATGGATTAAGGGAAGGAATATTCTTTGAAAACTATTTAAAAGACAGAGAATATAAAATAGTAGATGATGTTTTAATAAACAGTGTAGAAAACATATTAAAAAGATATGATACTAATTTAAAACACAGTTATCATGTTCAAAAACTTGCATTATCGTTATTTGACCAAACAAAAGAATTACATGCATTAGGAGAAAATGAAAGAAAATTATTGGCAGTAGGTGCACTTCTACATGACATAGGAATGTTTGTAGATTATTATAATCATCATAAGCATGGATTTTATTTAACATTAAACTCAAGGCCTTATGGACTTGAAAATAGAGAATTAGTAATATGTGCTTATTTAGTAGCGATGCATAGAGATAAATCCTTTAAAGAAAGCTGGAGAAATTATAAGATGCTTATAGATAAAGAAGATTATAATCTAATAAAAAAACTGAGTATTTTTATTAAGATGGCAGAAAAGCTTGATAGAAGTGAATATGGAAATATAAAAAATATAGATTGTAGTATAGATAAAAAAGCAGTTAATATAAAGCTTAATTCAACATATGACCCAGAGTTAGAAATAGTATCAGTTATGAAATTTGAGAAAGATTTTAAAAAGTTATTTGGTAAAAAAATGAATATATATAGAGCTTCATAA